The nucleotide sequence CAAAAAAGCAGAGATCAAGCCAAATCATCAATAATCAAATCTAGCTAAGTGAGTTAGTGACATATGAAGAACTGACCCCTCGTCTACATAACAGATTATACATATTTGAGATGCAAGCTAAAAAgtgaactctctctctcccgtcAGAATCTGCATACGTCCATAGTCATGGATGTGGGCAAGAGTTTAAATCCAGCAGTGGACATTGGACAGGTATTTTAACCGAAATGAATAAAGCAGATCACTCCATTGTCCATTCAGCATGAGTATTATCTGATTTATGGCTACGTGTGCAGGTGGAGGGCGGATTCATGCAAGGTTTAGGTCTGTTCACGCTAGAGGAACTACGCTACTCCCCTGATGGTTACCTATATACTCGCGGACCCGGCATGTATAAGATTCCCGCTTTTGGTGATATCCCCATTGAATTAAAGGTCTCGCTGCTCAGAGACGCTCCCAACGAGAGGGCCATCTTCTCCTCAAAGGTTGGTCCAATCACAACAACCGGCTCCACAGTAAGATCATAGTTCGTGTCCGTTAACTTTTGTGTGCTTGTTCTCAGGCTGTGGGTGAGCCTCCTCTCTTTCTGGCGGCCTCTGTGTTTTATGCCATTAAAGATGCCATCACCGCTGCCAGGGCTGAGTCCAGCCTGACTGGACCCTTCAGACTGGACAGCCCCGCCACGTCTGAACGGATACGAAACGCCTGTGAGGACAAGTTTACTAAACTGGTATGTAGTGACTTTTTAATACTCACAGAGTTGCAAAACATTGCATTGAAATCTGAACCAGGGTCATTTCAAATCAAGTCagacactactgttcaaaagtttgggctcaatatgattttttttttaaagaaattaataagtGGATGCataaaggatgcattaaattgatcaaaagtgacagtacagACATTTACCATTTTACATAAGATTTTTATcgcaaataaatactgttcttttcatcttctattcatcaaagaacaaTGAAAAAACTGTATCACGGTTTCTATAAAAATATCAAACACAACAACTTTTCTAAGTTGACAATGAGAAGCAAATcagcattagaatgatttctgaaggatcatgtaacactaAAGACTAGAATAATGCTGAATATTCAAGCatttccatcacaggaataaatcacatttgaaaatatattcaacacattttttttttaattgtaataatattttatgagCATAAGAGGCTTATTTCAAAACTGATGTTCACAGAGTGCTGTTAAccattaaatgtgtgtgtttgttttagtgTCCTCCTGCAGATCCTGGCACCTTTACTCCATGGGCAGTGCATGTGTAAGACACagcaacatgaaatcaaaatggacctAATGGAATTTCTTACTGAATTTGACTGATGCAAGTCCTACAGTGTTTGCAAATGGAaattcatgttgactttaaaagcTCTCAGCATTCAAAACGCACAATACTAAACGCAGATATTAAATGATGAATGATAATTGCTGGTGAAACAGAATGTAGCGGAATTCTCAGAGTCAGAGATGCAATCAATTGAAGAAAattttacttaagaatagtttgcagtttcatcagctTAACACTCGTAGGGCGCTCTGCATACACACTtaaggggttagttcacccaaaaatgaaaaggatgtcattaattcctcaccctcatgttgttccaaaccattgttcatcttcagaacacaaatgaagatatttttgattaatGTTATGGTTATGcaatttaatgaacactttcgaggcccagaaaggtagtaaaatcatagttaaaatagtccatgtgactccagagattcaaccttaattttatgaagtgatgagaattatttttgtgcgcaaaaaaacgaacaaaaacAACTTTATTGAACAATTTCTTCCcctctgtgtcagtctcctacgctgtgctcacgtgaacagcaTTGGCCAATGGTAAGCCGGCGTGCTGGCGTAGCTCTGACGTAACTCAGAAGCGCTGAACTGTCAAcagcgtaggagactgacacagacgtgaagaaattgtttaattaagtcgttatttttgtttgtttttctgcgcacaaaaagtattctcgtcgcttcataaaattaagagTGAACCATTGTAGTCaaatggactattttaactCTATGTATTTTAACTCTATATTCTATGTCTTTCCTACCTTTCTGTCAATCTAAAAATTTTGAAACTACCAAAAGTTGGTAGCATTTAAAAAGGTGTccaactaaaacatttcagaaaaaGGCCCCAAATCCCCGAACAATGTATACATGACATTTTTATGCTAAGGTTTTGAGAACATTAATAAATATTGGAtaactttaaacaaatattctATTAATGTTACAGGAGGAACTAAAAGAACCTTGCCAAAATGTTAGCTGAACTTCTGAGAATGTTCCCTTTTAGGTAAATACCAATATAAAATAGAATTTGAATGTACTTATGacaattttattaaattatggttattacaatataaatagcATTTATGATTCTGGTtagtttaattattaatttaattaaaatagtcaTAATCGGATGACTACTATGCATTTTCATATGTAGGCTCAATGCTGTATCTTGTTCCAAATTATGATTAGTTCCTCAAATAATTCAGAGTTATTTTTGATGaatgattttatatatttgaaaaatgtatataattttcAAACACTTCACAATATTAAATAAAGGTCTGTTCTGACATACAGTTCTTATTAAGGCTGATACTTTATTGAGGTTTTTATCATGGAGTGAAAAGCTCTGTCCTTTGAGAGTGACCATGCATTCAATGGAGAGATTCTGGACATTCTTGTTCGATATGAACACATTCCAATCACTTTATTATAGCTGTGGAGGTCTGTGATGGTAAGAGTAGAGGTTGCATTTGAAAGCCTGATGCAATGACTTCAAAAGTGTAAAGGAGAGGATTAAACACTCAATTTGCATGGAAGAGAATGACTGTTGGCAAAACCACACAGGACAAAAGCTTTGCCAGATCCACTTGTCTTTTTGTTAAAACATGACTGACTGGAAACCCTGGTTTCTGTTAAAATTCTGGGCTTTCCAGTTTTTCATGAGGTCCACTGGTCTTTGAGCAATACTTTGCATataatatttaaagggatagttcttccaaaaatttaaattatgtcttaatttactcaccctcaagttgttacaaacctaaattaatttatatcttctgctgaacacaaatgaagatgctttgaagaatgtcggtaaccaaaGAGTGGTATAATTTCCATGGTAgcctaattttttttcttttctcgaTATATAAGTAATtgggcccatcaactgtttatACCcatgttcttcaaaatataatcttatgtgttcagctgaagaaagaaatgcatagGCTATAGGTTTGCAACAATTTaggatgagtaaattatgacagattaTTTGGGATGAACATAATGGATTTCTTTTTAGGTGATATTCACTTTATTCTGCAGTTTGATACAAATGTTgggaaataaaaatgaaaaaaatgtttgatttttaaatgctttaaatGTTGGTAGTTAATATCAACTGTGTGACCagaaaacttttttatttttattttattttttgtagcctaattaaatatttaagtcGGAGTGCTTTAAAGGAAAATGTGGTTCAGTTTACTAGCATCATTACGACTTCTTGAGTCAGGTCAGCCAACGTATGCTCAGGTAATGTTCAtgtcaaaatgacattttaGACTGAAGCGAAATTTCTTAAACTGAAGCGAAAATTCGTCGGAGAACATTTTGGGTTTTGTATGTGCAGTTACAGACGCAACTGAAAAGTTTCAATGAGctgaaaataacacaaatatccGGGATTTCCGGTGGGAATATACGGAAGAGAAGTGTTTTCTGCGCTACGTGGCCACCTgtgacagcagcagcagctcGTATTGACAGCTTGACGTGATGGAGTTTGACAGAGAAGAACATGGCAGCGAGAGGATCGATAAAACCTGCGAAAATGGTATTAACACCGAGACTCACGCACCCAGCACTGAGGAAGACCATAAATCATGTGAGGATAATGAAGAAAATCAGAAGTCTTGGAGTTTGGAGAGAAACTGGGGGTTTCCTTTAGAGGAACTCTTCAGACTTGCGCTGAAATTCTTTAAAGGTAATGTTAATGATAATGAAGTAGGCTAGACTTTCTCTTTCCCTTTTCTGTCCAGTAAATGTTTATAACTTTATTCTGTCCCGTCACAACCTGCAGTAATGTCTCTTTAAGTTTCTTTATCTCTAGCAAAACAAATCTAAGGTCCCTTTTGTTTCATTGCCTAGCTTATATACATTGTAACAACTCCACCCATTCATAAACtgccatttaaaataattgtgatTCAGGTTCTTCTAGATGTTGTCAAAGAGTCATTTCTCCATGATGATTTCTACATGATTTGTCCCACAGAGATGAATGGGAAAGCCTTCAACACAACATATGAAGAAAACCTCCGCTTGGTTGCACTATATAAGCAAATCACTCTTGGCCCTTATAACCCAGAAGCATGTCCAGAAATCGGGTTTTTTGACGTGCTGGGAAACGACAGAAGGTAATGTAGgattgtgtatgtatatgtatatgtaatcTATACAGCCAGGATAATTATTTCAGTATTCTACAGTAAAATATGTATTACCCTGGTATTCTTTGTGCCTTggagtaaatgtaatttatttaagtAGAATGATATACGTACACATATTTGATAGCATTATATATTAAagatatacatttaatataaaatataaaattcagcATGAAGTGGAAGTTTAAGGTGCTCAAAAATAAAGGGCTCAAGAACGATGGTGACTTTGATGCCATATTGCACAAACCTACAATGTCTATAGATgctttatcacttcatttctcAGGAAAGAATGGCTACGGCTTGGCAGCATGGCCAAAGAGGATGCCATGGAGGACTTTGTGAAGCTTCTGAACTCCTGTTGTGCTCTGTTTGCAccatatgtgacatcacatAAGATTGAGAAGGAGGAACAAGAGAAGAGACAGTACGTTCTGTATTAGTTATAGTGCCTGAACGTTCTCAATATGTAGTCTATTAAGACTTGTAGGAAGCCCTTTTtattctgtatgtgtgtgtgtttagacgAGAAGAGGAAGAACGTCTCAGACTGGAGAGAGAAGAGCAGGAGCGACGGCGGCTGGAAGAAGAAGCACGACGCAGAGAAGAAGAGGAGATGAGGATAAAAGAGGAGGAACAGAGAAGAAAAGAAGAGGCAGAGAGGGTGCAAATAGAGCGGCAAAAGTGAGTAACTTGCTTATATTCAACGAATGGGTTCATTTTCCTGAGAATCCCAGAGAGACAGATATAAAGAATTTGAAGGaaatctcttatgctcaccaaggctgtatttacttggtcaaaaatacagtaaaaaaaaagttacattacAGATCAGAATTACattacagttaaaaaaaataattgttttctattttaaaatgtaatttattcctgatgGCTAAGCTGTATTTTCAGAATCAGTGTCTCATGATCTGTTAATATTCTAATtcggtgctcaagaaacatttcagtaacactttattacTGTGTttttgttacatatgttacatgctGTTACTATAGTAATGGCTATACAttttgcataattacatgcaactaacatgcatgcacacacacatacacacacgtttgtttttgtgatatggggacattccataggcgtaatggtttttataccgtgcaaaccatattttctatccacttacactgccccttcccctaaacctacccatcacaggaaacattctgcatttttactttctcaaaaaaacataatttagtatgtttttaaggccatttgaattatgaggacatttgatatgacagtgtaattttatatttaagtattgagtaatattaattaacaacatcTACTTACTATAGGATTTGGTTGAggattagttgcatgtaattgtgcataattaactgttattacgatctatggtaagtacatgtaacatatttaacaaggacactgtaaaataaagtgttgccGGTACATATAGTTACTTAATATCACTCagcacttaaatgtataattacagtgtaacaaagacaccttaaattaaagtgtaaccaacatttcttattatcagtgATGAAAACTGGTGCTAAATTTGTTTAAGAACCAATGAATCAGAGATTCAGTGCTCTGTTTCTGTAGGGATGACTGCTGCTGTAAATGTGTTGTTAACTCATAACCATCCGTGTGCACAGACAGCAGATCATGGCTGTTCTGAATGCTCAAACGGCAGTGCAGTTTCAGCAGTATGCCAAACAGCAGTGTCCAGACAATCCAGACGATCAGCAGTTACTCATCAGACAGCTGCAGGAACAGCACTACCAACAATATGTCCACCAGGCCCTCCGGCTACAGCAGGTAAAAGCACGACTGGCAACATTTCTGACTGTCTGTGAGTAGATTCAAGGAAACTTCTGATCGTCATCCTGGTCTTAGGTTTCTTCTGTGTGGTTTCAGGTGGCCTCAAAGAAGCAGCTGGAAGACTCAAATGCGACTCAAACTTCAGAAGATCTTCTTGCTCCAGTCTCAAAGGAAGCAGTGGCCATCTGCAACCCCAAAAGCCAATCAAATTCATTAGAGAAAAAGGAACAGACAGACTCAAAATCCTTCAATTTGTTTGTAGAAGGGATAACAGATGGTATGTTTTATCAAATTATGCAAgttctctatttttattttctgtttGCAGCTAAGAAAAGTATACGCCACAATTTGAATAATTAAGTTGGGAATaattaagtttttattttattttattttttatctcttGCCTAGCGTCTACTAATACTGAATTAATTTTATCAAAAGTTAAACACTATAATCAGTATCAGtaaaacaataattttgtgaattatgattaatatttaatatggtttgttttccattttaatatattatatatgtaatttatttatgtgatgcaaacctgtattttcagcatcactactccagtcttcagtgtctcatgatccttcaaaaaacATTCTTATATGATGACTTGCTGCTGTGCATCATTATTATACgagttttttatatttcaaatacataatgaaatcatttttatttatgtacagTAATACAATGTTTTTACTAAATTAATATGAACGTATTTCATTGATTAGATCACCACCCAATGTCAGGTTTGTGCCACAGCTGCCCTAAACTAACAGTATTATTGGTGATTaccaaaataatgtttttgcttGTTTGTTGATGGCTAATCCACCAGTATGTGTAAGCTCTTTAGTCACAGTTGCCCTAGTCAAAGTCTGGAACAGAATCCTGTTAAACAAATTTGGGATTTAGTGGATTCAAAGATAGGTCGTTAAAAAATGTCACCACACAAAAGTCTTTGGCACCAACTAGAAACTATTTGGAAGTCAATAATAGAGGTTGTGGAAAAATACATAAAGAACAACATCAGCAAGAATGTCAGTTCCCAAGGCCAAGGGACCCCATacagaatattattattatggttgTTATGTAGGAATAAAGACTATATAGTTGTTTCAGTTTGTTATTTGCCTAATAAATGacaatatagtatatatatatatatatatatatatatatatatatatatatatatatatatatatatatatatatatatatatatatatatatattaagtttATTCAAGCATATAGTAGTCACATTACTTATCCTGTTTCTTTaatttcttctttctttcttgaaTATAGAAGCACATATCATTGCTCCGTCTATGTGGACACGGCCTCAGATTAAGGAGTTTAAGGAAAAGGTGATGCATGAGGAAGAGTCTGTGATCAGAGTGGGCCATGGGGAGGTGTTGACAGTACGGGTGCCCACTCATCAGGATGGCTCACACCTGTTTTGGGAATTTGCCACCGATTACTACGATATTGGTTTTGGGCTGTACTTTGAGTGGAAGGACTTGACCATTCCAACAAGCAGCAATAATGAAGGAGAAGCTACTACTGACACAAATGAAGGTAAGGTGGATTTCTTAGACGCATGAATAAAATGTGatttcatatttattattaactAAATAAAATTACTATCTCAATTAAAGGCACAGCACCCGCTGAAAGTGAGAAACCGACAGAGCAGGGCAGACGTCCACTGGTAAATGAGGTGGTTCCTGTTTCCCGTCGTGACAGCCATGAGGAAGTTTACGCAGGCAGCCACCAATATCCTGGTCAGGGAGTTCATCTTCTGAAATTTGACAATTCCTACTCCCTCTGGAGGCCAAAGCTAGTCTATTACAGAGTTTATTACACCAGATAAATATCACCACACCAGTTGCTGCATTCACTATCCACCGTTGAAATATCGAGAGTCTTGATTCAATAGAGGCACAGTACTGTGCTGTtgaaacataaaatataattaatgttGTTTTCTTCTAATGTAAAGGTATTTGCATTGTGTTCCAACCTGTCTTTTTTACTGAAAGATAAATTAATCCAGTTTTGGTGTCACGATCAAAATCTTGTAAGCTCTGATCTTTagtaatttatatttttccaTACAAGAAAGcagtaatttttttccaatatcttatgttttttatgttgaATCAATGAAGGAGTGgtgtatacatacatatattttttaattgatgtGATTCAAGCACTTTAAAGTAAAACCATTTATGAAtccaaaaattatatttcaccttATATAGTAGGGGCCAAAAGTGATGTCTGGCCTAGGAAAATTGACTTCTTCACcttttattcaaatgattaaGAGATTTTGTAAGCAAATTGCATAGTTGGGATTTTAGTCAATTGTGTTATTTGTGATAACATAATGTAAGATACCAAATTATACAGACATAATTTTTGGCCAGCCTGTCACAAAGAAATTATAGACACATGCTAAAACAAGAGCGAACCTGATAATAACTACCTAATAACTGATTATGTTGTAATCAGTGTATGTTTTCCTGCGAGCTGAAAGTAAAACCTGTAGCTGTATTTTACCCCTTTTTGCCAAATAATTTAGTCAGATAAATACCTTAACCAAGTATTTATTCTTccctcatttaaaataaaatgataaaatattttCCTCATATTTGTATGGTTTAATCAAACGTGTAGAGTCATTAAAGACAAATCTCCTAACCAGTCCTCTCCAGAtatcacttttggccactacttTATTTCTTtggtttatgatttttttgttttatattgttgtgtGGGGTGTTGAATAGATCAagcattaatgaaataatttttactttttatattaAGGCCTAATCTTATTGTAAACATGATTCTTTTTCATTTATATGTGAACTGAAACTGGAGGTTTGGATGTTATTAACCTCATGAAAGTTATATGCCTATGTTTGCACATAAATGTAGATGTGCATACACTTGTGCATAAAAGCAAGTCCagaactactactactactactactacaactAGACTCCAAAATTTCTAGTTCTTAAATTTGTTTGGCTTACTAGTAAGTGctcatattattatattttgtgtatttgtttgtCATAAGCAGGCTTGTCTATCCTGATTATACTGAAGCATATATGAAACTATGCAGATGCCACAATATTGCACACTACAAAATGGAGACATATTGTGCGTATACGTAGATAAACACTAAATATATTGGACTAACAGTTCAGACAAGAATTATAAGTGGCAGCTAGGTCTAAGAGTGAGggttttttgtctttttaattgtatttttttgcgcataaataatataaaaatgtgtccCATTGATATCTGCAAGCGTCGAGTGTACTGATGTGGGAGGTCCGACAATGCAATCAAAATTTTAAcactgagaatttttttttttttaaataaatgcttttatacCCTACATAAGTTTGCATGTGAAATATGAATAATTTTCCTGCATTGTTTCAGCAATgaagaaaaaagtatatttaatatCACAAGGTCATAGACATCCAGTATACATAAAAATAgaggtttttatatttatgcattaATTGCATAATCAGATGTCATAATCATACAAATTCAATTTGCTTggtaataatacaaataaaaaagaccAGGTTTGGAATGAAATCCATCTTTTCATTCATCAAGTAGCTTGTAGTAGTAAATACTATGTTCATCTTTAGTTACGTGTTATAGCAGCGTTTATAGCACTGCGTAAAGCAGAAAGCAGCCTGATCTTGTCCTCTTCTCTATCTGTAGCACAGACCCACTGCCGCTTTGGGCTCTCCAGCTGAAAAGCGTTTCGGACATCTGAAAAAATGACAGAGaagttaaaaatgtatattttaatgtatatttcataatattataatatagaaCATACACTTTGTATCTGTGATGTCTGTGAGATTTAGACAGTGCAGAGCCACAGAGGCTAGAAAGGTATGAGTCGTATTCACCGCCAGACAAAATGGCACGTTTGACACACTCTTCTCTGTGAGCACGAGAGCATCATTGAACAGAAACAATCCCAGGTCTCTCACATGCTCATACATCCTGAGGAAAATGAGAATAAATACATCACAGTTTAAGAGTATTTATTTACTACAGACTCCAACATATTGAGCTTGAAACAATGCTGTTGCGATTCATCTCCAATACAGAAAGTAGGCTGACTTCATGTAGACAGAGAGACTATTGTTTCTCTGTCATTTGATCTCAGGTCAGTGGTACTACCTGAGAGAGGAAGCAATGTCTCCATTAAGGCAGCTCAGTAATGCCACATCCTGTGTGGTGATCAAGTATCTGCTCCCCTCCAACAAATTCTAAAGTACAAAAATAATGTTATACTACATGTATGGTCAACATATAGTGCAACGCAATAGTGTGTGGCTGTCCATCACagacttttgtttgttttaacttTAGCACATAAAACTTGCCTCGTGACCTTTAACCGTCGGTGAGAACCTGATCTCGTACGTAAATGACGGGTGTGATGACTGTGCAACTTACTGGGCAGCTTTGAATTGTGCTCTGTGCCTCCATGATCCTCAAGTCTCGATCCAGACTCTTTTTCAACTGGGAGTGGAAAAACAAAgcacagttaaaaaaaattaaaaacccgttttttttgtgtgttttttaaatacatattttacattgttgcagcactTCTCTTTCAAGTGAAGCCAAAACATTTCGCTTGTCCTCTGGTGGCTAAAAAGTCCGCACTTTCGTGATGTAACGCCGCTTTGACTGTCGGGAACAAGTCTGCTCGCAATAGTGTGGGCTAGGCAAAAGTTTGCATCGAGGGCGCAAGTTGACCGCAAAGCCTGTTCTGAAAAcctgaaacctaaaatgacaaattggATACCCTATACGGTCACACTCAATGGCTGTCCGACTTCATGCActcattttcattcactccttcaagcgatgaactatattagtggactaaCGTAGGGATTAGTGAATGAGGGTTTTAAGGGgaatttcggattcagcctaTGTTtatttcctgtctctatgaagcacCTCCTTCCGAAAAGTGCAATGtgctgattggtcagctggaccagtgtgttgtgattgttCAACTGATTAGAGCATGTCTCGGGAATGtcaccccttaccataaccgcgAGTTTCGACACTACTAATGCAACTCAACCAGGCCACGCCCCTTATTTGGGTATACCTTGGGCGGGAGGTGGAcggtaactaagtacatttacttgagtactgtacttaagtacactttttgagtatctgtactttacttgatg is from Pseudorasbora parva isolate DD20220531a chromosome 10, ASM2467924v1, whole genome shotgun sequence and encodes:
- the zgc:162964 gene encoding Golgi resident protein GCP60, which translates into the protein MEFDREEHGSERIDKTCENGINTETHAPSTEEDHKSCEDNEENQKSWSLERNWGFPLEELFRLALKFFKEMNGKAFNTTYEENLRLVALYKQITLGPYNPEACPEIGFFDVLGNDRRKEWLRLGSMAKEDAMEDFVKLLNSCCALFAPYVTSHKIEKEEQEKRQREEEERLRLEREEQERRRLEEEARRREEEEMRIKEEEQRRKEEAERVQIERQKQQIMAVLNAQTAVQFQQYAKQQCPDNPDDQQLLIRQLQEQHYQQYVHQALRLQQVASKKQLEDSNATQTSEDLLAPVSKEAVAICNPKSQSNSLEKKEQTDSKSFNLFVEGITDEAHIIAPSMWTRPQIKEFKEKVMHEEESVIRVGHGEVLTVRVPTHQDGSHLFWEFATDYYDIGFGLYFEWKDLTIPTSSNNEGEATTDTNEGTAPAESEKPTEQGRRPLVNEVVPVSRRDSHEEVYAGSHQYPGQGVHLLKFDNSYSLWRPKLVYYRVYYTR